One Thiocapsa sp. genomic window carries:
- a CDS encoding YdcF family protein produces the protein MSTPGTLDRDEIGTFALTCLIGVAALGLPFLVALARVLAVGLRSKTEGPTGVVVVFGKRLVDDRPDRDYRARLETAARLTTGSSDRILILGGRTGGARVTEAEAGAQLLRDIPGSDQWRIVLEQTSRDTLTNLRNVRELLAENASREPLTLISNRYHLARVGQMASSLGLSHRLCAAEDVATALRPSSLHRWLMEGFYVAWFATGKAWARLTRNHRMLARVT, from the coding sequence GTGAGCACACCCGGAACGCTTGATCGGGACGAGATCGGAACCTTCGCGCTGACCTGCCTGATCGGGGTCGCGGCCTTGGGGCTTCCGTTCCTGGTCGCTCTCGCCCGGGTGCTCGCGGTCGGCCTTCGGTCCAAGACCGAGGGCCCGACCGGCGTGGTGGTGGTCTTCGGCAAGCGCTTGGTCGACGACCGGCCCGACCGGGACTATCGGGCACGACTCGAAACGGCGGCACGACTCACGACCGGATCGAGCGACCGGATCCTGATCCTCGGGGGCCGCACAGGAGGGGCACGCGTCACCGAGGCCGAGGCCGGCGCGCAGTTGCTGCGCGACATCCCCGGCAGCGACCAATGGCGTATCGTGCTCGAGCAGACCTCGCGCGACACCCTGACGAATCTGCGCAACGTGCGCGAGCTGTTGGCCGAGAACGCCTCGCGCGAGCCGCTGACACTCATCTCCAATCGCTATCACCTGGCGCGGGTCGGTCAAATGGCGAGCAGCCTCGGACTGAGCCACCGACTCTGCGCAGCCGAGGATGTCGCCACCGCACTGCGCCCGTCGTCCCTTCATCGCTGGCTTATGGAAGGCTTCTATGTCGCCTGGTTCGCCACCGGGAAGGCATGGGCGCGCCTGACCCGCAATCACCGCATGCTCGCTCGGGTGACCTGA
- a CDS encoding radical SAM protein: MRILLIKPKARLRSVLGLQAFQRMEPLELGYLAAAAGPEHDTRILDLRLTAWPELALLDSLRRLRPDLVGITGYSHEASSVKAIARRVRRALPGTTVVVGGHHATVAPRDYRIEAIDAVVRGEGCAPFAQIVRALAAGRGLEGIPQVLLPERTWCDDEERLWPRFPDPAMLPLPRRDLWDTRHYRSIWTGEKLPRWHPLFPRVAMVRTSWGCRMTCSFCIVPHLCGGIHRTRPVQSVVDEIASLDVNHVYFCDDENFIDEPFAWALADALEARGVKKRYFAWTRATTVNRSPELLRRWREIGLDAAFLGFEFPSDAELKRAAKGGTVAANERALEQLRAMDVAVHAAFMVQPEYGALEFARLRDYVRRLPPVQCSFTVCTPSPGTADYQAMQPRIWVDNPHDLHDCMHPLTPTALPLREFVRSFAEQAHVALEKVPMRVNRHLAAPDQMVRVALAGRKYHQGLASIDRDYPEALRGDTGAAIRPEGLARDALP; this comes from the coding sequence ATGCGCATTCTGCTGATCAAACCCAAGGCCCGACTGAGGTCCGTTCTCGGCCTTCAGGCGTTCCAACGCATGGAGCCCCTCGAGCTCGGCTACCTGGCCGCCGCGGCCGGTCCCGAGCACGACACGCGGATCCTGGATCTGCGGCTGACCGCTTGGCCCGAGCTCGCCCTGCTCGACAGCCTGCGGCGCTTGCGCCCGGACCTGGTCGGCATCACCGGCTACAGCCACGAGGCGTCCAGCGTCAAAGCGATCGCCCGCCGCGTGCGCCGAGCGTTACCCGGAACAACCGTCGTCGTCGGAGGCCATCACGCGACCGTCGCCCCTCGAGACTATCGGATCGAGGCGATCGATGCCGTCGTCCGCGGCGAGGGTTGCGCACCCTTCGCGCAGATCGTCCGTGCACTCGCCGCCGGTCGCGGGCTGGAAGGCATCCCGCAGGTGCTGCTTCCGGAGCGCACCTGGTGCGACGATGAAGAGCGGCTCTGGCCGCGGTTTCCCGATCCCGCCATGCTGCCGCTGCCCAGACGCGACCTCTGGGACACTCGCCATTACCGCAGCATCTGGACCGGCGAGAAGCTGCCGCGCTGGCATCCCTTGTTTCCGAGGGTGGCGATGGTTCGCACCTCATGGGGCTGCCGCATGACGTGCTCCTTCTGCATCGTGCCGCATCTGTGCGGCGGCATCCACCGAACGCGTCCGGTGCAGTCCGTGGTCGATGAGATCGCCTCCCTGGATGTGAATCACGTCTATTTCTGCGACGACGAGAACTTCATCGACGAGCCGTTCGCTTGGGCGCTTGCCGACGCCTTGGAGGCACGCGGCGTGAAGAAGCGCTACTTCGCCTGGACCCGCGCCACCACCGTCAACCGCTCCCCGGAGCTGTTGCGACGCTGGCGCGAGATCGGCCTGGATGCGGCCTTTCTCGGCTTCGAATTCCCGAGCGACGCGGAGCTCAAGCGCGCGGCCAAAGGCGGAACGGTCGCGGCCAACGAGCGCGCCCTGGAGCAATTGCGCGCGATGGACGTGGCCGTGCATGCCGCCTTCATGGTGCAGCCCGAATACGGGGCGCTCGAGTTCGCGCGACTGCGCGACTATGTCCGCCGACTGCCGCCGGTGCAGTGCAGCTTCACCGTCTGCACGCCCTCCCCCGGCACCGCCGACTATCAGGCCATGCAGCCGCGGATCTGGGTCGACAATCCGCATGACCTGCACGACTGCATGCATCCCCTGACCCCGACCGCACTGCCGCTTCGGGAGTTTGTGCGCTCGTTCGCCGAGCAGGCCCATGTCGCACTGGAAAAGGTGCCGATGCGGGTCAACCGCCATCTGGCCGCGCCCGATCAAATGGTGAGGGTCGCCCTCGCCGGCCGGAAGTATCATCAGGGTCTCGCGTCCATCGATCGCGACTACCCCGAGGCGCTTCGGGGCGACACCGGCGCCGCGATCCGTCCCGAAGGATTGGCCCGAGACGCGTTACCCTAA
- the yacG gene encoding DNA gyrase inhibitor YacG, translating into MHTIVSCPRCGKSVVWGPDAPWRPFCSKRCRLVDLGEWLDENHRIPGTEEDPDEDSPMSEHAPG; encoded by the coding sequence CTGCACACGATCGTCTCCTGTCCGCGTTGCGGCAAGTCTGTCGTTTGGGGTCCGGATGCACCATGGCGCCCCTTCTGCAGCAAGCGCTGCCGTTTGGTCGATCTGGGCGAGTGGCTGGACGAGAATCATCGGATCCCCGGAACGGAGGAGGATCCCGACGAGGATTCGCCCATGAGCGAGCATGCGCCGGGTTAA
- a CDS encoding glycosyltransferase family 2 protein: MKGTIVVIPAFNEARTIREVVTAVRRQDVDRIIVVDDGSTDATATLIHALETQDGAASSLELIRHPTNRGKGFALASGITRALACGGQRIVTIDADGQHCAGDIPRLERAAMHAPEAIVIAARTEAREAAPPLRRFANEVADFWISWACGRRIDDTQSGFRLYPAAVLARLSARPRRNAGFAFETELLIDGVAAGAEIRSVPILTRYLPDRRLSHYRPWRDTWSIIRLVGAKLLRRGLYPTGLLRSLDRASGSGKGGAAALRDID, translated from the coding sequence ATGAAAGGAACCATCGTTGTCATCCCTGCATTCAACGAGGCGCGGACGATCCGCGAGGTCGTCACCGCCGTCCGTCGGCAGGACGTCGATCGCATCATCGTCGTCGACGACGGCTCCACGGACGCCACCGCGACGCTGATTCACGCCCTCGAAACGCAGGACGGCGCAGCGTCGAGCCTGGAGCTGATTCGGCACCCGACCAATCGCGGCAAAGGCTTCGCCTTGGCCAGCGGCATCACCCGCGCCCTCGCGTGCGGCGGTCAACGCATCGTCACCATCGATGCCGACGGCCAGCACTGCGCGGGCGACATCCCGCGCCTGGAGCGGGCCGCCATGCACGCACCCGAGGCGATCGTCATCGCCGCACGGACCGAGGCCCGGGAGGCGGCACCGCCGTTGCGCCGCTTCGCCAACGAGGTGGCGGATTTTTGGATCTCCTGGGCCTGCGGGCGTCGCATCGACGACACCCAGTCCGGGTTCAGACTCTATCCCGCCGCCGTGCTCGCGCGCCTGAGCGCCCGACCGCGCCGCAACGCCGGCTTCGCCTTCGAGACCGAGCTGCTGATCGACGGCGTCGCCGCGGGCGCCGAGATCCGCAGCGTCCCCATCCTGACCCGCTACCTGCCGGACCGGCGTCTCAGCCATTACCGGCCCTGGCGCGACACCTGGAGCATCATCCGGCTGGTCGGCGCAAAGCTGCTGCGTCGCGGCCTGTATCCAACGGGCTTGTTGCGCTCGCTCGATCGCGCGAGCGGATCGGGGAAGGGCGGGGCCGCAGCGCTACGGGACATCGACTGA
- the zapD gene encoding cell division protein ZapD, whose protein sequence is MSTLMTFEHPLNERVRTFLRIEHLFERLNYFAPQYDAWATRVAVETLLDIAAVTARADVKTELLKELERNIATLKRFGDQPGVDPRALDRVLGDLADAVGGVHRLSGPIGQIAREDDLLKSVAQRSSIPGGACSFDLPHFHHWLIQAPEIRQARLDHWLLDLRPVERAIRLVLSLARTSASPRQVLAEGGFFQEALDVQAPAQMVRVGINGTGALYPEISGHKSRFSIRFMQSGPQGRPSQIPENIPFKLTCCVF, encoded by the coding sequence GTGTCGACACTGATGACCTTCGAGCATCCGCTGAACGAGCGCGTCCGCACCTTCCTGCGGATCGAGCATCTGTTCGAGCGTCTCAACTATTTCGCGCCTCAGTACGACGCCTGGGCGACCCGGGTCGCTGTCGAGACCTTGCTCGACATTGCCGCGGTGACCGCACGCGCGGACGTGAAGACCGAGCTGCTCAAGGAGCTCGAGCGCAACATCGCCACGCTCAAGCGTTTCGGGGACCAGCCCGGGGTCGATCCGCGGGCCTTGGACCGGGTGCTCGGCGACCTTGCGGATGCCGTCGGCGGCGTCCATCGCCTGTCCGGACCCATCGGGCAGATCGCCCGCGAGGACGATCTTCTCAAGAGCGTCGCCCAGCGCAGCAGCATTCCGGGCGGGGCCTGCAGCTTCGATCTGCCGCATTTTCATCACTGGCTGATCCAAGCACCGGAGATCAGGCAGGCACGGCTCGACCACTGGCTTCTGGATCTGCGACCGGTGGAGCGGGCGATCCGTCTCGTGCTCTCGCTCGCCCGTACCAGCGCATCACCTCGCCAGGTGCTCGCGGAGGGCGGTTTCTTTCAGGAAGCGCTCGATGTGCAGGCGCCTGCGCAGATGGTGCGGGTCGGCATCAACGGGACGGGGGCACTCTATCCGGAGATCAGCGGTCACAAGAGCCGCTTCAGCATCCGCTTCATGCAGTCCGGACCGCAAGGGCGGCCGTCTCAGATCCCGGAAAACATCCCCTTCAAGCTGACCTGCTGCGTCTTTTGA
- a CDS encoding Nudix family hydrolase gives MSVELIHVMVGAISDPAGRVLVTKRPDHVHQGGLWEFPGGKLEPGESPEQGLARELAEELGIEVRDSRPLIRIRHHYGDRHVLLDVRCVRSYAGIPVGLEGQPLAWQRPEAMDPACFPAADRPIITALRLPGRMLITGPDPLRPELFLARLSRAVASGIRLVQLRAHELDQADYRNLARDAFRLCEQSGARLLLNRDPDETLEMPRHGLHLRGQTLAGLSGRPGRPDDLVGASCHAADDLVRAACLGLDYALLSPVQPTASHPDVEPLGWRHFAELADAATLPVYALGGLAGSDLEAAREHGAQGVAAIRGFWPID, from the coding sequence TTGAGCGTCGAGCTGATTCATGTGATGGTCGGCGCGATTTCCGACCCGGCCGGACGCGTGCTGGTCACCAAACGCCCCGATCACGTCCATCAGGGCGGACTGTGGGAGTTTCCGGGCGGCAAGCTCGAGCCGGGCGAGTCGCCCGAGCAGGGCTTGGCGCGCGAGCTGGCCGAGGAGCTCGGCATCGAGGTCCGCGACAGCCGACCGCTGATCCGCATCCGACACCATTACGGCGACCGGCACGTCCTCCTCGATGTCCGATGCGTCCGCTCCTACGCCGGTATCCCGGTCGGTTTGGAAGGGCAGCCCCTCGCCTGGCAACGTCCCGAGGCCATGGATCCGGCCTGTTTTCCCGCGGCCGATCGCCCCATCATCACCGCCCTGCGCCTGCCCGGGCGGATGTTGATCACTGGGCCTGACCCGCTCCGCCCCGAGCTCTTTTTGGCGCGCCTGTCGCGCGCCGTCGCGAGCGGCATCAGGCTCGTCCAATTGCGTGCGCACGAGCTGGATCAGGCCGACTATCGGAATTTGGCACGAGACGCCTTCAGGCTCTGCGAGCAAAGCGGTGCACGTCTCCTCTTGAATCGCGACCCGGACGAGACGCTCGAGATGCCGCGTCACGGCCTGCATCTCCGAGGCCAGACCCTCGCAGGACTGAGCGGGCGTCCGGGTCGACCCGACGATCTGGTCGGCGCCTCCTGTCACGCCGCCGATGATCTCGTGCGCGCGGCGTGCCTCGGGCTCGACTACGCGCTGCTCTCGCCGGTCCAGCCGACCGCCTCGCATCCGGACGTCGAGCCGCTCGGCTGGCGCCACTTCGCCGAGCTTGCCGATGCTGCAACACTCCCGGTTTATGCGCTGGGCGGTTTGGCGGGTTCGGATCTGGAGGCCGCCCGCGAGCATGGTGCGCAGGGTGTGGCGGCGATTCGAGGCTTTTGGCCGATCGATTGA